The sequence GGCTCAAGAGGCGGTTCTTGGCGCCCTTGAAGGCCAGCACCGACTCGGCGTTGAGCATGCCGGCCCTGACCGCATCCGCCAACTCCTGGCCTCGGGCCAGGGCCGCCACCAGGCCGCTGGCACAGGCGTCCCCTGCCCCTGTGGTCTCCACTATGGCGAGGCCGTCTCTCGGCTTGGCCACCACCTTCACCTGGCCGTCGGTGGCCAACAGGCCCTCGGCGCCGTCGGTAATGGCCAGGGTTTTACCGGGCAGGGCCTGGTAAAGGGCGGCCAGCAGTTGGTCCAGGCTGTGCTGTTGGTGCTCATCCAGCCCCAGCAGCATGGCGCTTTCTTCTTTGTTCAGCACCAGCACCGCCACCGCCGACAAAATGGGCGCCAGCGCCGCCAAGCCCTGACGGGCCAGGTAGCTGGACGGGTTAAAGGCCACCTTGGCCTGGGTCTTGGCCAGCAGAGCCTTCATGGTGTCCAGGCTCTGGCCCAGCATGGCCGAGCAATAGAGCCAGCGGCTAGGGGGCAAGTTGGCCTCGGCCAGGCTGAGGTGGTCGGAGGCGCCCTTGAAGGCCAATATGGTCCTGTCGTCATGGATGGAGTCCAAAATCACCGACAGCCCGGTCTGGCCGCCCCTGGCCCCAACAAAATCCACTCCTTCCTTGGCCAACTCGTCCAGCACCTGCTGGCCCTGGGCGTCGTCCCCTACCTTGCCCAGAAAGGCGGTTTTCAGACCTTGGCGGGCAAAGGCCACGGCGCTATTGGTGCCGCCACCGCCGACGGTGACATTGAGATCCTTGATAAGGATCTTGCCCCCCAGGGGATAGGCGATGAGTTTTTCCAGGGAATGACGGGTCTCAATCTGCACCAGCTCCGAATCGGTGTCGGCAAACAAATCCACCGTGGCCGAGCCCAAGGTCACCATGTCGTACATAATGCGGTCCTCTTTTTTATCGAGCATGGCAGCAACTGGCCGAGGGCGCCTTGACCCGGCGCAAATCAGCAGCCAAGATCGCCCACCCCGCCTTTCCCGGAACTGGTTATGACCCTCAGGCCGT is a genomic window of Gallaecimonas xiamenensis 3-C-1 containing:
- a CDS encoding carbohydrate kinase family protein yields the protein MYDMVTLGSATVDLFADTDSELVQIETRHSLEKLIAYPLGGKILIKDLNVTVGGGGTNSAVAFARQGLKTAFLGKVGDDAQGQQVLDELAKEGVDFVGARGGQTGLSVILDSIHDDRTILAFKGASDHLSLAEANLPPSRWLYCSAMLGQSLDTMKALLAKTQAKVAFNPSSYLARQGLAALAPILSAVAVLVLNKEESAMLLGLDEHQQHSLDQLLAALYQALPGKTLAITDGAEGLLATDGQVKVVAKPRDGLAIVETTGAGDACASGLVAALARGQELADAVRAGMLNAESVLAFKGAKNRLLSLAELQAQLKQDDRALSVSPWPAH